The proteins below are encoded in one region of Hordeum vulgare subsp. vulgare chromosome 3H, MorexV3_pseudomolecules_assembly, whole genome shotgun sequence:
- the LOC123443296 gene encoding probable metal-nicotianamine transporter YSL1, which translates to MLVTVKKRQGLARPTLLANVLETKLAAEARPQANMAAVAGEHPRSSEAETAANVAAGQDGDEEPSVEVAFAGQPPPPWWRQVTARSVVVSAVLGAVLSFMSMRIGLTAGVGPTFNIVASLLGFFVIKSWTRLMARCGVASQPFTRQENVVLQTCIISCSTLSFYGGFTTYLLAMTETVAKSAGGTGTSKDVYTLHTGNVVAFLGLVTFASLFCTLPLRKLMILDYKLMYPSGSAIAGIVNSFHTPAGAATAKLQVLAMSKAIVGSFMWASFQWVYTGGSGCGFQDFPMFGLKAYKQRFYFDFSASLVGVGMICPVLINFSMLFGSTITSFILWPTLQSKKGTWYNDPSPTNFRGINGYKVPMGISMVLGDCLFQLGSITIGAANHFHKNRQQRSPGGTNIPANGNPDEQKSLSYDERRRNKIFLNEGLPGYVSVAGYILFAAISAIFVPRIFPQIRYYHVALLYAIAPILAFCNSYASGLCDWSLASVYAKLAIFLVGAWVGEASGGVIAGLAACGVMLMIIGNAAELMHDFKTGYLTLTSPLSMFISQAIGTALGCLINPLVFLSFEKLVGKEHLGEAGSVFSAPLATAYRGLAVLSVEGTKILPKHSIEFCAAFFLMAFCLDCLSAVAKAKKWKASNYIPNAMAMAIPFLIGPNIAIDMALGSLLLVIWKKTDKKSANMLAVVVASGLICGDGLWALPSALLSIFQIEPPICMKFLSSHQTEVVREHFLPKVTTSQ; encoded by the exons ATGTTGGTGACAGTTAAAAAAAGGCAAGGCTTAGCAAGGCCAACACTTTTGGCGAACGTGCTCGAAACGAAACTAGCGGCTGAGGCAAGGCCTCAGGCAAACATGGCTGCCGTAGCCGGTGAGCATCCACGGTCGTCGGAGGCAGAAACTGCAGCAAACGTTGCCGCCGGACAGGATGGCGACGAGGAGCCATCCGTTGAGGTGGCGTTCGCaggccagccgccgccgccgtggtgGCGGCAGGTCACGGCGCGGTCGGTGGTCGTGAGCGCGGTGCTGGGGGCCGTGCTGAGCTTCATGTCGATGCGGATCGGGCTGACGGCGGGCGTCGGGCCGACGTTCAACATCGTGGCCAGCCTCCTCGGCTTCTTCGTGATCAAGTCGTGGACGCGGCTGATGGCCCGCTGCGGCGTCGCGTCCCAGCCCTTCACCAGGCAGGAGAACGTCGTCCTCCAGACCTGCATCATCTCCTGCTCCACCCTCTCCTTCTACG GTGGTTTCACGACCTACCTGCTGGCGATGACCGAGACGGTGGCCAAGTCCGCCGGCGGCACCGGCACCAGCAAGGACGTGTACACGCTGCACACCGGGAACGTGGTGGCCTTCCTCGGCCTCGTCACCTTCGCCAGCTTGTTCTGCACCCTCCCATTGCGGAAG CTCATGATACTGGACTACAAACTGATGTATCCATCTGGTTCAGCTATCGCCGGAATCGTCAACAGTTTCCACACACCAGCGGGAGCCGCGACAGCAAA ATTGCAGGTGCTTGCCATGTCCAAAGCCATTGTTGGGAGCTTCATGTGGGCATCCTTCCAGTGGGTTTACACGGGAGGAAGTGGCTGCGGCTTCCAAGATTTTCCTATGTTCGGATTGAAGGCATACAAGCAGAGGTTTTACTTCGATTTCTCCGCAAGTCTTGTCGGCGTGGGCATGATCTGCCCTGTCCTCATCAACTTCTCCATGCTTTTCGGGTCTACCATTACCTCCTTCATCCTGTGGCCAACCCTCCAGAGCAAGAAAGGGACCTGGTACAACGATCCTTCGCCGACAAATTTCAGGGGAATCAATGGATACAAG GTGCCCATGGGCATATCGATGGTGCTTGGGGATTGCCTGTTCCAACTGGGTTCAATCACCATAGGGGCTGCCAACCACTTCCACAAGAATCGCCAACAACGGAGTCCCGGCGGTACCAACATACCAGCCAATGGAAATCCAGATGAACAAAAATCTCTTAGCTACGATGAGCGTCGCAGGAACAAGATCTTTCTGAATGAAGGACTGCCGGGCTATGTCTCGGTTGCTGGCTACATCCTCTTCGCAGCTATCTCAGCAATCTTTGTTCCACGCATCTTCCCGCAGATCCGATATTACCATGTGGCCTTATTATACGCTATCGCTCCCATCCTGGCATTCTGCAATTCATATGCTTCTGGACTGTGTGACTGGTCCCTGGCATCCGTCTATGCGAAGCTCGCTATATTCCTTGTTGGGGCATGGGTTGGTGAAGCATCTGGTGGCGTCATTGCCGGTCTTGCTGCCTGTGGTGTCATGTTGATGATCATTGGCAATGCCGCTGAGCTCATGCATGACTTCAAGACAGGATACTTGACACTCACCTCGCCACTGTCCATGTTCATAAGCCAAGCAATTGGGACTGCACTTGGTTGCTTGATCAACCCGCTTGTCTTCCTGTCCTTCGAAAAACTTGTCGGCAAAGAGCATCTGGGAGAAGCTGGATCGGTATTCTCGGCACCCTTGGCCACCGCATACCGTGGGCTCGCAGTTTTAAGTGTTGAAGGAACCAAGATACTCCCAAAGCACTCCATTGAGTTCTGTGCAGCTTTCTTCCTTATGGCCTTTTGCTTGGATTGCCTGTCAGCAGTAGCCAAAGCAAAGAAGTGGAAGGCAAGTAACTACATTCCAAACGCCATGGCTATGGCAATTCCATTCTTAATCGGACCGAATATTGCAATAGACATGGCCTTGGGGAGTCTACTGTTAGTTATCTGGAAGAAAACAGATAAGAAAAGCGCAAATATGCTTGCAGTTGTAGTAGCATCAGGTTTGATCTGTGGAGATGGACTTTGGGCATTGCCATCAGCACTACTTTCAATTTTCCAAATCGAGCCACCCATCTGCATGAAGTTCTTGTCTAGTCATCAGACCGAGGTAGTGCGGGAGCACTTCCTACCCAAAGTGACTACTTCGCAATGA